A part of Camelus bactrianus isolate YW-2024 breed Bactrian camel chromosome 7, ASM4877302v1, whole genome shotgun sequence genomic DNA contains:
- the LOC123614669 gene encoding transmembrane protein 213, producing the protein MKHLSSAPRAALVLSLVFASFPSAGLAEASSSSNSTLTVYHPDLETLEQCPNVDFCPQAARCCHTGVDEYGWIAAAVGWSLLFLTLILLCVDKLMKLTPDEPKDLQA; encoded by the exons ATGAAGCACCTCAGCTCTGCACCCCGGGCCGCCCTGGTCCTCAGCCTGGTCTTTGCCTCCTTCCCCTCGGCTGGTTTGGCAG AagcaagcagcagcagcaattcAACCTTGACCGTCTACCATCCAGACCTTGAGACCCTGGAGCAGTGCCCCA ATGTAGACTTCTGCCCACAAGCAGCCCGCTGTTGCCACACAGGAGTGGATGAATACGGCTGGATCGCGGCTGCCGTTGGCTGGAGTCTCTTGTTCCTCACCCTCATCCTGCTCTGTGTGGACAAACTGATGAAGCTAACCCCAGATGAGCCCAAGGACTTGCAAGCATGA